A stretch of Chaetodon auriga isolate fChaAug3 chromosome 21, fChaAug3.hap1, whole genome shotgun sequence DNA encodes these proteins:
- the LOC143340136 gene encoding phenolphthiocerol/phthiocerol polyketide synthase subunit C-like, which translates to MEDGEDGIAVVGIGCNFPGGEGLDSFWKVLLDGRNCSVPIPKRRFDLASWYDPDDNKAGKSRTASAALIDGFNEFDHRFFGISDSEVEQMDPQQKQLLQCVYRALENAGIPMEKASGTRTGVFFGLMNRDYETNAAHVHPSVINNWTGTGLAMSIAANRVSYIFNFTGPSLSIDCACSSSLVALHLACQSIKQGDCDMAVCGGVNCIIEPRVFVALSKAKMISPEGTSKPFSNRADGYGRGEGCGVVLLKPLKKAVQDHDHIWGIVSKTAVNQDGHSVTPITKPSMIQQEELLRRIYSESDLANVQYIEAHGTGTPVGDPTEARSISNVIAKARPPGSEILRIGSVKGNIGHTESAAGVAGLIKVLLMMKHETIVPSVFYSEEAASVDTKALNIKVPKEAEKWEASGARIAGVNNFGFGGTNAHAMVKQHKQSCIEQKNDRKQARYFVMSANSTKSLTLMMEDTIKQLEAGSQVDLDSLLYTSACRRSHLKHKYRKAMVVSSIVDLKEKLSATVGKNISPSYSHPRLVFVFCGNGVTYHGMCKQLLKHEPVFRDKIKEIAQLFQRLSTLNILHRLESDFEGSDFKSPHVVQPLLFAIQVGITTVLRHRGVKPDAILGHSVGEVAAAHCSGLLSLEDALKVIYFRSTLQCKVTGGKMLVISNMAVSEVTALLTPYSGRICLAAFNSPQSCTLSGDADAIEIFHKELSTSGNSLFLRILDVPSAYHSHMMDPILPEIKKTMGFLQMNELNTELFSTVTGKEVQQGDFCTGEYWARNIREPVAFEQAVRSATKGKKKTVFVEIGPRRALQRNIVESLGNDTAVLASVQPEKDHETITSIVSKLFELGVHVNWNTFYTGYETIPLPFPKYQFDCSDRDVITGAAQKTTASNHPVLCQTGSKSNLFSCDLKSDSSFYLKEHKHNDVPIIPGAFYAELGLAAFMASAKPKVPLSSLQLSVNFHNPFVLTQNSPEMKLQLEQTENETRFMVLSPSATYASGTVVSKKERLIEEQCFSLSSIYKRCKSVMSSQEFYGYLSQGGFQYGEVFQNKGDVHYGEDLKEAYAVVTVPEELQSQLHDYYIHPVVLDFLMQLLPVTLFPEHIFAGRPGFPVKIGSLTVSEPLQDEMIAYLRATDVGADHFEVCGCFADKEGRVLVEVKHVMIKYLGSHSQVVEEYFYHNDFSVIPRGITSAPPPKALVFCDHIGISKGLQQYLDSMSRYVSFTYAKDILRDGFPSVLANLNITDVEKNFDEVLFLWGKDNLTSLAADDVLQKLASCCEIFRQIVVELKRICFPNSIRAVTYCSSDITVDHISADFAVTGMTRSFAAEIPDLSVQLIDISTISAKDIAALSEVLRSCPCRKYPELVIKDGLILKPSIVRSPHEIIDRSEGSLTSTISKPYFLQTADAHKMSQLSAIHFEEAQPISDTSVEIRPTKICVHSSDYFPVSASHLKFGQTLYWNKHSSQNHKLLALDFSGIVTAVGKNVRKVKVGDHVASCYPVVAASKVRVPEDVCYSTKWFPFFQKTPCVSYFVLAWEILHRALPRAKHNLGIISSVPDSTLMKVLALTSYKSGWNVIVGTQCNGSSVNFNQMDAFVILPPFDESLIAKICNFPGVQHVVLICDSQIQSLLAQDVFQIAKESVRVQIIQMSVILQTGSLSVERRHIYHWLKSLSLSRKFALESFTFQSEKMKSIEGSNSEKQQSYFNSKKLAVVVLEKDISCTLSDIPLLPTKKQLFQKRAVYIVAGGLSGLGFETVKFISQRGGEYIVILSRSKPTPEVQQEIKNVEKQCGNYITTTECDISVSESVRKVISFIGQKFPGCPIRGVFHSAVVLHDGLIETLDRSLYEKVLKPKVNGALNLHHATQHCHLDYFVCYSSISAFLGNASQTNYAAANTFLDMFCQYRRKLGLPGQSINWGALNLGLLLNKEHFQRFLEAKGMMVLDVAEIHKSLEQCLVLNRPQQAVCRFHFRNIRYNILSQNMALTMRLSALVEEAFQKSKETDSQTKQTESVPPKEYVVSLLCETIGMDKSELNDESPLLSLGIDSMQAMTLQNLIFQERGVNVPLVKLLDPNATLSTVVAILSEADEGENFSDEPLPVGDMNEDSTRL; encoded by the exons ATGGAAGACGGTGAAGACGGGATCGCAGTCGTCGGCATCGGATGCAATTTTCCAGGCG GAGAAGGGCTCGACAGTTTCTGGAAGGTTCTGTTAGATGGGAGAAACTGTTCTGTGCCAATTCCCAAACGGAGATTTGACTTGGCCAGCTGGTATGACCCTGATGACAACAAAGCGGGTAAATCCCGCACGGCCAGCGCTGCTCTCATTGACGG gTTCAATGAATTTGACCACAGGTTTTTCGGcatcagtgacagtgaagtGGAACAAATGGACCCTCAACAGAAACAGCTCCTTCAGTGTGTCTACAGGGCCTTAGAGAATGCTGGAATTCCTATGGAGAAGGCCAGTGGGACCAGGACAGGGGTGTTCTTTG GCCTAATGAACAGAGATTATGAGACTAATGCTGCACATGTGCACCCAAGTGTGATCAACAACTGGACTGGCACAGGGCTTGCCATGAGTATTGCAGCAAACCGGGTTTCCTACATCTTCAACTTCACTGGACCCTCACTGTCCATAGACTGTGCCTGCTCATCATCTCTCGTGGCTCTTCATCTTGCCTGCCAGTCCATTAAACAAG GAGATTGTGACATGGCTGTTTGTGGAGGGGTCAACTGTATTATAGAGCCAAGAGTGTTTGTTGCTCTCAGCAAGGCCAAGATGATCTCACCTGAAGGGACCAGCAAACCTTTCTCCAACAGAGCAGATGGTTATGGTAGAGGGGAGGGCTGCGGGGTTGTTCTCCTAAAACCACTGAAAAAG GCTGTACAAGACCATGACCACATCTGGGGTATCGTCAGCAAAACAGCTGTCAACCAAGATGGACACTCAGTCACTCCAATCACCAAACCTTCCATGATACAACAAGAGGAACTCTTGCGCAGAATCTACTCAGAGTCTGATCTTGCAAATGTCCAGTACATAGAGGCACATGGGACTGGAACCCCAGTTGGAGACCCAACGGAAGCACGAAGCATCTCAAATGTCATTGCTAAAGCCAGACCTCCTGGTTCAGAGATACTCCGGATTGGCTCTGTGAAGGGCAACATTGGACATACAGAATCTGCAGCTGGAGTGGCAGGACTCATTAAGGTTCTGCTAATGATGAAGCATGAGACCATTGTTCCCTCTGTTTTCTACTCCGAGGAGGCTGCTAGTGTAGATACCAAAGCCCTGAACATTAAAGTCCCTAAGGAAGCAGAGAAGTGGGAAGCATCTGGTGCAAGGATTGCAGGAGTGAATAACTTTGGCTTTGGGGGTACAAATGCACATGCCATggtcaaacagcacaaacagtcaTGCATTGAGCAAAAGAATGATAGGAAACAGGCAAGATATTTTGTCATGTCAGCAAATTCAACAAAATCTCTTACTCTGATGATGGAAGACACCATTAAACAGCTAGAAGCAGGTAGCCAAGTTGATCTAGATTCTCTGTTGTACACATCAGCTTGTAGAAGGAGCCatctaaaacataaatacagaaagGCCATGGTGGTTTCATCTATAGTTGATCTTAAAGAAAAGTTAAGTGCCACTGTAGGAAAAAATATCAGCCCATCCTACTCACATCCAAGGCTAGTGTTTGTCTTTTGTGGGAATGGTGTCACTTACCATGGCATGTGCAAACAACTACTAAAACACGAGCCTGTTTTCAGGGATAAGATCAAAGAGATTGCACAGCTTTTCCAAAGACTGAGTACGCTGAACATCTTGCACAGACTTGAGAGTGATTTTGAGGGTAGTGATTTCAAAAGCCCGCATGTTGTCCAACCACTTCTCTTCGCTATCCAAGTTGGCATTACCACTGTCCTCAGACACCGGGGTGTCAAGCCTGATGCAATACTTGGACACTCCGTTGGCGAGGTGGCAGCCGCTCACTGTTCTGGCCTTTTGTCACTTGAGGATGCACTAAAAGTGATCTATTTCCGCAGCACTCTCCAGTGCAAAGTCACGGGGGGGAAGATGCTTGtgatcagcaacatggccgtATCAGAGGTAACTGCTCTTCTCACTCCTTACTCTGGTAGAATTTGCCTTGCTGCTTTCAACAGCCCGCAGTCCTGCACCCTCTCAGGTGATGCAGATGCAATTGAGATCTTCCATAAGGAGCTAAGCACCTCAGGCAACAGTCTGTTCCTTCGTATACTGGATGTCCCTTCTGCTTACCACAGCCACATGATGGACCCAATACTGCCAGAAATCAAGAAGACAATGGGCTTCTTGCAGATGAATGAGCTCAACACAGAGTTGTTCTCAACAGTGACAGGCAAGGAAGTCCAGCAGGGTGATTTCTGTACAGGGGAATACTGGGCTAGAAACATTCGTGAACCAGTAGCTTTTGAGCAGGCAGTGAGGTCAGCAActaaaggaaagaagaagacagtCTTTGTTGAGATAGGACCAAGAAGGGCACTACAGAGAAACATCGTGGAATCTCTGGGTAATGACACAGCTGTTCTTGCATCGGTGCAGCCAGAGAAAGATCATGAAACTATAACGTCCATTGTTTCTAAGCTGTTTGAACTGGGTGTCCATGTAAACTGGAACACCTTCTACACAGGATATGAGACAATACCACTGCCTTTTCCAAAATACCAGTTTGATTGCTCAGACAGAGATGTCATCACTGGTGCAGCACAGAAAACCACAGCAAGTAATCATCCTGTGCtctgtcagacaggaagcaaaAGCAACCTTTTTAGCTGTGATCTAAAGTCGGACTCGTCGTTCTACCTGAAAGAGCACAAGCACAATGATGTACCCATCATCCCTGGTGCCTTCTATGCTGAATTGGGTTTAGCTGCATTCATGGCCAGTGCCAAACCGAAAGTACCGCTCAGCTCACTACAGCTCAGTGTTAATTTTCACAATCCATTTGTTTTAACCCAGAATTCACCTGAAATGAAGTTGCAGCTAGAACAAACAGAGAACGAAACTAGGTTCATGGTCCTCTCCCCATCTGCAACATATGCATCAGGCACAGTGGTTTCAAAGAAAGAGAGGCTGATTGAGGAGCAATGCTTTTCACTAAGCTCCATCTACAAAAGATGCAAATCTGTAATGAGTTCTCAGGAGTTCTATGGCTATCTCTCTCAAGGAGGCTTTCAGTATGGAGAGGTCTTCCAGAATAAGGGGGATGTGCACTATGGAGAAGATCTCAAGGAGGCTTATGCAGTTGTCACAGTTCCAGAAGAACTGCAGTCTCAGTTGCATGACTACTACATTCATCCTGTTGTGTTGGATTTTCTGATGCAGCTTCTCCCAGTTACATTATTCCCAGAGCATATTTTTGCTGGTAGACCAGGATTTCCTGTGAAAATAGGAAGTTTGACAGTCTCTGAACCCTTGCAAGATGAGATGATTGCCTATCTTAGAGCAACTGATGTGGGCGCTGATCACTTTGaggtttgtggttgttttgcagATAAAGAAGGAAGAGTGTTGGTTGAGGTGAAGCATGTGATGATCAAGTATCTTGGCAGCCACTCTCAAGTGGTTGAGGAGTATTTCTATCATAATGACTTCAGTGTTATCCCTAGAGGCATCacatctgctcctcctcctaAGGCCTTGGTCTTCTGCGACCATATAGGGATCTCTAAAGGCCTGCAACAATATTTGGACTCGATGTCAAGATATGTTTCCTTCACATATGCAAAAGATATCTTGAGAGATGGATTTCCTTCTGTCTTGGCAAATCTCAATATAACAGATGTTGAGAAAAACTTTGATGAGGTCTTATTTTTGTGGGGTAAAGACAACCTCACTTCACTGGCAGCTGATGATGTCCTACAGAAACTGGCAAGCTGCTGTGAGATTTTCCGCCAAATAGTCGTTGAACTAAAGCGAATATGCTTCCCAAACTCCATCAGAGCAGTCACCTACTGTTCATCTGACATTACAGTTGACCACATAAGTGCAGATTTTGCTGTCACTGGTATGACAAGATCTTTTGCTGCAGAAATACCAgatctttcagttcagctgattGATATAAGCACTATCTCTGCAAAGGACATTGCAGCTCTTTCTGAAGTTCTAAGATCTTGTCCTTGCAGAAAGTATCCAGAGTTGGTGATAAAAGATGGACTGATTCTAAAACCTTCCATTGTCCGTAGTCCACATGAAATCATTGACAGATCAGAGGGTAGCCTTACCTCTACTATATCTAAGCCGTACTTCCTTCAAACAGCTGACGCACATAAGATGTCTCAACTGAGTGCCATTCATTTTGAGGAGGCCCAGCCAATAAGTGATACATCAGTTGAAATTCGACCTACTAAAATATGTGTTCATTCATCTGATTACTTCCCTGTCAGTGCCTCACATCTGAAATTTGGCCAGACACTGTACTGGAACAAACACTCATCACAGAACCACAAGCTACTGGCTCTTGATTTCAGTGGTATTGTAACAGCAGTTGGAAAAAATGTCAGGAAAGTGAAAGTAGGAGATCACGTTGCTTCCTGTTATCCTGTGGTGGCAGCCAGCAAGGTCAGAGTTCCAGAGGATGTGTGCTACAGCACCAAGTGGTTTCCATTCTTTCAAAAAACACCCTGTGTCTCCTACTTTGTGCTAGCATGGGAGATTCTGCATAGAGCCTTGCCCAGAGCAAAACATAATCTAGGAATCATATCCTCTGTGCCTGATTCTACTCTGATGAAAGTCTTGGCACTCACTTCTTACAAGTCAGGTTGGAATGTGATTGTTGGCACACAGTGCAATGGCTCTTCTGTAAATTTCAATCAAATGGATGCATTTGTCATCCTGCCTCCATTTGATGAATCTCTGATTGCAAAAATTTGCAACTTTCCCGGTGTCCAACATGTTGTCTTGATCTGTGACTCTCAGATTCAGAGTTTGCTTGCTCAGGATGTGTTCCAAATTGCAAAGGAAAGTGTTCGTGTGCAGATAATTCAGATGTCAGTCATTTTGCAAACGGGATCCTTGAGTGTGGAAAGGCGACACATTTATCACTGGCTGAAGTCCTTGAGTTTGAGCAGGAAATTTGCTCTTGAAAGCTTTACCTTTCagagtgagaaaatgaaaagcattgAGGGCAGTAATTCAGAGAAACAACAGTCATACTTCAACTCAAAAAAGCTGGCTGTTGTGGTTCTGGAAAAAGATATCAGCTGTACACTATCTGACATTCCATTGCTGCCAAcgaaaaaacagcttttccaaaAGAGAGCAGTGTATATAGTGGCAGGTGGTCTTTCTGGTCTGGGCTTTGAAACCGTCAAGTTCATCTCGCAGAGAGGGGGCGAATACATTGTAATACTCTCCAGGAGCAAGCCCACACCAGAAGTGCAGCAAGAGATAAAAAATGTGGAGAAACAGTGTGGAAACTACATCACTACCACAGAGTGTGACATATCTGTGTCTGAGTCTGTGCGCAAGGTTATCAGTTTCATTGGCCAGAAATTCCCTGGTTGTCCAATCAGAGGAGTGTTTCACAGTGCAGTTGTCCTGCATGATGGGCTGATTGAGACACTTGACAGATCTCTTTATGAGAAAGTCCTCAAACCCAAAGTAAATGGTGCACTGAATTTGCACCATGCAACACAGCACTGTCATTTGGATTACTTTGTATGTTACTCCTCCATCTCAGCATTTCTGGGAAACGCATCACAAACAAACTATGCAGCCGCAAACACATTCCTCGACATGTTCTGTCAGTACCGGCGCAAACTCGGGCTGCCGGGACAGTCTATCAACTGGGGAGCTCTAAACCTCGGTCTCCTCTTGAACAAGGAACATTTCCAGCGGTTTTTGGAGGCAAAGGGGATGATGGTGTTGGATGTGGCTGAGATTCATAAAAGTCTGGAGCAATGCCTTGTGCTCAATCGACCCCAACAAGCTGTTTGCAGGTTTCACTTCAGAAACATCCGGTACAACATCCTCTCTCAAAATATGGCCTTGACCATGCGCCTGTCTGCATTGGTAGAGGAGGCTTTCCAAAAATCCAAGGAGACAGATtctcaaaccaaacaaactgaatctgTCCCACCAAAAGAGTACGTTGTCTCTCTACTTTGTGAGACCATTGGCATGGATAAAAGTGAGCTGAACGATGAATCACCTCTTTTGTCCTTAGGGATTGACTCCATGCAGGCCATGACTCTGCAGAATCTCATCTTTCAGGAGAGAGGTGTGAATGTGCCTTTGGTTAAACTGTTGGATCCAAATGCCACATTATCAACAGTGGTAGCTATACTGAGTGAAGCGGATGAGGGTGAAAATTTCAGTGATGAGCCTCTTCCAGTtggagacatgaatgaggattCTACCAGACTGTAG
- the rdh12l gene encoding retinol dehydrogenase 12, like isoform X1, translating into MQAVRNMFRAAWTSAERLEGKTVVITGANTGIGKETAIDLAKRGAKVIMACRDMDRAQAAMKEVVESSGSQQVTCMRLDLADSKSIREFAEAINKGEPQLNILINNAGVMVCPYGKTADGFEMQIGVNHLGHFLLTHLLIDLIKRSAPARIITVSSMAHSFGSINLEDINSEKSYNKSGAYSQSKLANVLFNRLLAKKLEGTGVTTYSLHPGVIQTDLWRHLSGPQRFVMKMVSPFTKSPVQGAQTTIYCAVEPSLEKESGGYYSDCAPASCSAAAKDDDMAQKLWELSCQLLSITWE; encoded by the exons ATGCAGGCTGTACG AAATATGTTCCGGGCTGCCTGGACTTCAGCCGAGAGGCTCGAAGGCAAAACTGTGGTCATCACTGGTGCCAACACTGGCATTGGCAAGGAGACAGCCATCGACTTGGCAAAGCGAG GGGCAAAGGTCATCATGGCGTGCCGGGACATGGACAGAGCTCAGGCTGCCATGAAGGAAGTCGTTGAAAGCTCAGGCAGCCAGCAGGTCACCTGCATGAGACTTGACCTGGCAGATAGCAAGTCGATCAGAGAATTCGCTGAAGCCATCAACAAAG GAGAGCCCCAACTCAACATCCTCATCAACAACGCTGGAGTAATGGTTTGTCCTTACGGGAAAACAGCGGATGGCTTCGAGATGCAGATCGGTGTCAATCACCTGG gtcacttcctgttgacGCATTTGTTGATTGACCTGATCAAGAGATCGGCGCCGGCCAGGATCATCACTGTGTCTTCCATGGCTCACAGCTTTGGCTCCATCAACCTGGAGGACATCAACAGTGAGAAGAGCTACAACAAGAGTGGGGCTTACTCTCAGAGCAAGCTGGCCAATGTCCTCTTCAACCGCTTGCTGGCTAAGAAACTAGAAG GCACAGGCGTGACGACGTATTCCCTCCACCCCGGAGTCATCCAGACAGATTTATGGCGTCATCTGAGTGGCCCTCAGCGGTTTGTCATGAAGATGGTCAGTCCCTTCACCAAAAGCCCTGTGCAGGGAGCCCAGACGACCATTTACTGCGCAGTGGAGCCATCGCTGGAGAAAGAGAGCGGCGGATACTACAG CGACTGTGCTCCTGCCAGCTGCTCAGCGGCCGCGAAAGACGACGACATGGCGCAGAAGCTGTGGGAGctgagctgtcagctgctgtcCATAACGTGggagtga
- the rdh12l gene encoding retinol dehydrogenase 12, like isoform X2, translated as MFRAAWTSAERLEGKTVVITGANTGIGKETAIDLAKRGAKVIMACRDMDRAQAAMKEVVESSGSQQVTCMRLDLADSKSIREFAEAINKGEPQLNILINNAGVMVCPYGKTADGFEMQIGVNHLGHFLLTHLLIDLIKRSAPARIITVSSMAHSFGSINLEDINSEKSYNKSGAYSQSKLANVLFNRLLAKKLEGTGVTTYSLHPGVIQTDLWRHLSGPQRFVMKMVSPFTKSPVQGAQTTIYCAVEPSLEKESGGYYSDCAPASCSAAAKDDDMAQKLWELSCQLLSITWE; from the exons ATGTTCCGGGCTGCCTGGACTTCAGCCGAGAGGCTCGAAGGCAAAACTGTGGTCATCACTGGTGCCAACACTGGCATTGGCAAGGAGACAGCCATCGACTTGGCAAAGCGAG GGGCAAAGGTCATCATGGCGTGCCGGGACATGGACAGAGCTCAGGCTGCCATGAAGGAAGTCGTTGAAAGCTCAGGCAGCCAGCAGGTCACCTGCATGAGACTTGACCTGGCAGATAGCAAGTCGATCAGAGAATTCGCTGAAGCCATCAACAAAG GAGAGCCCCAACTCAACATCCTCATCAACAACGCTGGAGTAATGGTTTGTCCTTACGGGAAAACAGCGGATGGCTTCGAGATGCAGATCGGTGTCAATCACCTGG gtcacttcctgttgacGCATTTGTTGATTGACCTGATCAAGAGATCGGCGCCGGCCAGGATCATCACTGTGTCTTCCATGGCTCACAGCTTTGGCTCCATCAACCTGGAGGACATCAACAGTGAGAAGAGCTACAACAAGAGTGGGGCTTACTCTCAGAGCAAGCTGGCCAATGTCCTCTTCAACCGCTTGCTGGCTAAGAAACTAGAAG GCACAGGCGTGACGACGTATTCCCTCCACCCCGGAGTCATCCAGACAGATTTATGGCGTCATCTGAGTGGCCCTCAGCGGTTTGTCATGAAGATGGTCAGTCCCTTCACCAAAAGCCCTGTGCAGGGAGCCCAGACGACCATTTACTGCGCAGTGGAGCCATCGCTGGAGAAAGAGAGCGGCGGATACTACAG CGACTGTGCTCCTGCCAGCTGCTCAGCGGCCGCGAAAGACGACGACATGGCGCAGAAGCTGTGGGAGctgagctgtcagctgctgtcCATAACGTGggagtga